One window of Ralstonia pickettii DTP0602 genomic DNA carries:
- a CDS encoding symporter (K14393: actP; cation/acetate symporter): protein MPDAQSRFRRRLLLYYGLFTLGLFGFVAMMGLLERSNADALWLGYVFLFVTIAIYACIGLICRTSDLNEYYVASRRVPALFNGMAIAADWMSAASFIGLAGILFSSGYEGLAYVMGWTGGYCLVAFLLAPYLRKYGGYTIPDFLAARYGNGKPGGNLPVRAIAVLAASLCSFVYLVAQIQGVGLVVTRFIGVEFAVGIFFGLAGILVCSFLGGMRAVTWTQVAQYIMMIAAFLVTVSMIAWKHHQEPLPQLSYGTLLAQLDAREQQLEREPAEQAVREYYKQQAILLQERIARLPDSFMQERDALDARLQDLRARNAPLRELKALERERLEFPRDAGTAQQQWNQQREDALARSRHSLSSTEPYPAESEQERKTKRLNFVLLVFCLMVGTASLPHILTRLYTTPSVKETRNSVAWAVFCIALLYVSAPTLAALVKYEFFTHLVGTSYAELPQWVVQWRKVDPPVFGIRDVNGDGIVQWAEILLQPDMIVLAAPEIAGLPYVISGLIAAGALAAALSTADGLLLTIANALSHDVFYHMVDRQASHQRRVTTAKIVLLGVALFASYVTSLRPGNILFLVGAAFSLAASSFFPVLVLGIFWRRTTAAGAVAGMAAGLAVAVYYIFVNYPFFTKMTGIFGNRWFGVDPIASGAFGVPAGFAVAIIVSLLTPRNAPVIDRLVTYLRKG, encoded by the coding sequence ATGCCCGATGCCCAGTCGCGCTTTCGCCGCCGGCTGCTGCTGTACTACGGCCTGTTCACGCTAGGGCTGTTCGGTTTCGTCGCCATGATGGGGCTGCTGGAGCGCTCCAATGCCGATGCGCTGTGGCTCGGCTATGTCTTCCTGTTTGTCACCATCGCGATCTATGCCTGCATCGGGCTGATCTGCCGCACCTCGGACCTGAACGAGTACTACGTCGCCTCGCGGCGCGTGCCGGCCTTGTTCAACGGCATGGCGATCGCGGCCGACTGGATGAGCGCCGCGTCCTTTATCGGCCTGGCCGGCATCCTGTTCTCGTCCGGCTATGAAGGCCTGGCCTATGTGATGGGCTGGACCGGCGGCTACTGCCTGGTGGCCTTTCTGCTGGCGCCATACCTGCGCAAGTACGGCGGCTATACCATCCCCGATTTCCTTGCCGCGCGCTACGGCAACGGCAAGCCCGGCGGCAACCTGCCGGTGCGCGCCATCGCCGTGCTGGCGGCCTCGCTGTGTTCGTTCGTCTACCTGGTGGCGCAGATCCAGGGCGTGGGCCTGGTGGTGACGCGCTTTATCGGCGTGGAGTTTGCCGTCGGCATCTTCTTCGGGCTGGCGGGCATCCTGGTCTGCTCGTTCCTCGGCGGCATGCGCGCGGTCACGTGGACCCAGGTGGCGCAGTACATCATGATGATCGCCGCCTTCCTGGTTACGGTGTCGATGATCGCGTGGAAGCACCACCAGGAACCGCTGCCGCAACTGAGCTACGGCACGCTGCTGGCGCAGCTCGACGCGCGCGAGCAGCAACTCGAACGCGAGCCCGCCGAGCAGGCCGTGCGCGAATACTACAAGCAGCAGGCCATCCTGCTGCAGGAACGCATCGCCCGGCTGCCGGATTCCTTCATGCAGGAACGCGACGCGCTAGACGCGCGCCTGCAGGACCTGCGTGCGCGCAACGCCCCGCTGCGCGAGCTCAAGGCACTGGAGCGCGAGCGGCTGGAGTTCCCGCGCGATGCGGGCACCGCGCAGCAGCAATGGAATCAGCAGCGCGAAGATGCGCTCGCGCGCAGCCGCCATTCGCTGTCCTCCACCGAGCCTTATCCCGCGGAGTCGGAGCAGGAGCGCAAGACCAAGCGGCTCAATTTCGTGCTGCTGGTGTTCTGCCTGATGGTCGGTACCGCCAGCCTGCCGCATATCCTGACGCGGCTCTACACCACGCCGTCGGTCAAGGAAACGCGCAATTCCGTAGCCTGGGCGGTGTTCTGCATCGCCTTGCTCTATGTGTCCGCGCCCACGCTGGCGGCGCTGGTCAAGTACGAGTTCTTTACGCACCTGGTCGGCACCTCATATGCCGAGCTGCCGCAGTGGGTGGTGCAATGGCGCAAGGTCGACCCGCCGGTATTCGGCATCCGCGACGTCAACGGCGACGGCATCGTGCAGTGGGCCGAAATCCTGCTGCAGCCCGACATGATCGTGCTCGCCGCCCCGGAAATCGCCGGGCTGCCGTACGTGATCTCCGGCCTGATCGCGGCCGGGGCGCTGGCGGCGGCGCTGTCCACTGCCGACGGGCTGCTGCTGACGATCGCCAATGCGCTGTCGCACGATGTCTTCTATCACATGGTCGACAGGCAGGCGAGCCATCAGCGGCGGGTGACGACCGCCAAGATCGTGCTGCTTGGCGTAGCGCTGTTTGCCTCTTACGTCACCTCGCTGCGGCCGGGCAATATCCTGTTCCTGGTGGGCGCAGCCTTCTCGCTGGCCGCATCCAGCTTCTTCCCGGTGCTGGTGCTCGGCATCTTCTGGCGCCGCACCACCGCCGCCGGCGCCGTGGCCGGCATGGCCGCAGGGCTGGCCGTGGCGGTGTACTACATCTTCGTCAACTATCCGTTCTTCACGAAGATGACCGGCATTTTCGGCAACCGCTGGTTCGGCGTCGACCCGATCGCGTCCGGCGCCTTTGGCGTGCCCGCGGGGTTTGCCGTGGCCATCATTGTCAGCCTGCTGACGCCGCGCAATGCGCCGGTGATCGACCGGCTGGTGACCTACCTGCGCAAGGGGTAG
- a CDS encoding cytochrome C550 (K00824: dat; D-alanine transaminase [EC:2.6.1.21]) — protein MTDPVVHLNGTLTPLSEARIPVLDRGFIFGDGIYEVIPYYGGKPFRGAQHLARLHRSLEAIGIPDPHSAGQWMELIGEVVEANGMSDQMVYIQVTRGVAKRAHAFPKEVVPTVLIMTNPMALPSAQMREQGVACVTMEDRRWLNCQIKSTSLLGNVLAAQHAAEHGATEAIQFRDGWLTEASSSNVWVVRDGRVLAPPKDNLILEGIRYGFMEEICAALEIPMEARRIAKEAVFAADEVLLSSASKELLPVVTIDGRTVGKGVPGPVFQRLYAAYQAAKTAL, from the coding sequence ATGACCGACCCCGTCGTCCACCTCAACGGCACCCTGACCCCACTCTCCGAAGCCCGCATCCCCGTCCTCGACCGCGGCTTCATCTTCGGCGACGGTATCTACGAAGTCATCCCGTATTACGGCGGCAAGCCGTTCCGCGGCGCGCAGCATCTGGCGCGGCTGCATCGCAGTCTGGAGGCCATCGGGATTCCCGATCCGCACAGTGCGGGTCAGTGGATGGAACTGATCGGCGAGGTGGTGGAGGCCAACGGCATGTCAGACCAGATGGTCTACATCCAGGTGACGCGCGGCGTGGCCAAGCGTGCCCATGCCTTCCCGAAGGAAGTGGTGCCGACGGTGCTGATCATGACCAACCCCATGGCACTGCCATCGGCGCAGATGCGCGAGCAGGGCGTGGCGTGCGTGACGATGGAGGACCGGCGCTGGCTGAACTGCCAGATCAAGTCGACCTCGCTGCTGGGCAACGTGCTGGCCGCGCAGCATGCGGCGGAGCATGGCGCGACCGAGGCGATCCAGTTCCGGGATGGCTGGCTGACGGAGGCGTCGTCGTCCAACGTCTGGGTGGTGCGCGATGGCCGCGTGCTGGCGCCGCCCAAGGACAACCTGATCCTCGAAGGCATCCGCTACGGCTTTATGGAGGAGATCTGCGCGGCGTTGGAGATTCCAATGGAGGCGCGCCGGATTGCAAAGGAAGCGGTGTTTGCCGCCGACGAGGTGCTGCTGTCGTCAGCCAGCAAGGAGCTGCTGCCGGTGGTGACGATCGACGGCCGCACCGTTGGCAAGGGTGTGCCGGGGCCGGTTTTCCAGCGCCTCTACGCTGCCTACCAGGCGGCCAAGACGGCCCTTTGA